The proteins below are encoded in one region of Buttiauxella gaviniae:
- a CDS encoding ABC transporter ATP-binding protein, which yields MNNLLELDNLQTSFFTREGEVKAVRGVSFAVKRGEVVGIVGESGCGKSVTCKSVLKLLGSNGKVVGGHVHFMGEDLARKTPEQMRHIRGNNIAMIFQDPMTALNPVLTIGKQMSEILIRNQNLSKKAAKEKAIAMLQQVGIGNAENRYSQYPHEFSGGMRQRVMIAIALSCHPKLLIADEPTTALDVTIQAQILRLLKQLQQQTDTAIMLITHDLGVVAQVCSRVVVMYGGLVMEQGSVEDIFYRPAHPYTRGLLASLPRPGEVSERLSPIEGSPPGLLNPPPGCPFAERCPQRMARCSTLPPVYQTGEGHEAMCWLWDSEVNNAGR from the coding sequence ATGAATAACTTACTCGAACTCGACAACCTGCAAACCTCATTCTTCACCCGCGAAGGGGAAGTGAAAGCGGTGCGCGGCGTAAGTTTTGCGGTAAAACGCGGCGAAGTGGTGGGGATCGTGGGTGAATCCGGCTGTGGCAAAAGTGTCACCTGTAAATCAGTGCTGAAATTGCTCGGCAGCAACGGCAAAGTAGTGGGCGGTCACGTCCATTTTATGGGGGAAGATCTCGCCCGTAAAACGCCGGAGCAGATGCGCCATATTCGCGGGAATAACATTGCGATGATTTTCCAGGACCCGATGACCGCGCTGAATCCGGTGCTGACCATTGGCAAGCAGATGAGCGAAATTCTGATCCGTAATCAAAATCTCAGCAAAAAAGCGGCCAAAGAAAAAGCCATTGCCATGCTGCAACAGGTGGGAATTGGCAACGCCGAGAACCGTTACAGCCAGTATCCGCACGAGTTTAGCGGCGGTATGCGCCAGCGCGTGATGATTGCCATCGCTCTGTCTTGCCATCCGAAATTATTGATTGCCGACGAGCCCACCACCGCGCTGGACGTCACGATTCAGGCACAAATTTTACGCCTGCTAAAACAACTCCAGCAGCAAACTGACACCGCTATTATGCTGATCACCCACGATCTCGGCGTCGTCGCTCAGGTTTGTTCGCGCGTTGTGGTGATGTATGGCGGGCTGGTGATGGAGCAGGGGAGCGTAGAAGATATTTTCTATCGCCCCGCGCATCCCTACACCCGTGGTCTGCTGGCGTCGCTGCCACGGCCTGGCGAAGTGAGTGAACGTTTGTCTCCCATTGAAGGTTCCCCTCCAGGTTTACTTAATCCACCGCCGGGTTGCCCGTTTGCCGAGCGTTGCCCGCAGCGCATGGCGCGTTGCAGCACGCTGCCGCCGGTGTACCAAACGGGGGAAGGGCACGAGGCCATGTGCTGGTTATGGGATTCGGAGGTGAACAATGCAGGACGTTAA
- the ftnA gene encoding non-heme ferritin, with amino-acid sequence MLKAEMIEKLNEQMNLELYSSLLYQQMSAWCSYHSFEGAAAFLRRHAQEEMEHMQRLFAYLTDTGSLPRINAIPAPDHDYTSLDNLFSATYEHEQLITRKINELAHAAMTSQDYPTFNFLQWYVAEQHEEEKLFKSVLDKLSLVGKSGEGLYFVDKELSTLDTQA; translated from the coding sequence ATGCTTAAAGCTGAAATGATCGAAAAACTTAACGAACAAATGAATCTTGAGCTTTATTCTTCCCTGCTTTATCAACAAATGAGCGCCTGGTGCAGCTACCATAGCTTTGAAGGTGCAGCGGCTTTCTTGCGTCGCCACGCTCAGGAAGAGATGGAACATATGCAGCGCCTGTTTGCCTATCTGACGGATACCGGCAGCCTGCCGCGCATTAATGCGATTCCAGCCCCCGATCATGACTATACCTCGCTGGATAATCTGTTTAGCGCCACCTACGAACACGAACAGTTAATCACTCGCAAGATTAATGAGTTGGCTCATGCAGCAATGACATCGCAGGATTATCCAACCTTTAACTTCTTGCAATGGTATGTGGCAGAGCAGCATGAAGAAGAGAAATTGTTCAAATCTGTACTGGATAAACTCAGCCTGGTTGGCAAAAGCGGCGAAGGTCTTTATTTCGTGGATAAAGAACTTTCCACTCTCGATACGCAAGCTTAA
- a CDS encoding ABC transporter permease produces the protein MNNLLVRRLAQLVPMLFFISLVSFLLVKLAPGDPVQAYITPRMNPEDIERIRHSLGLDKPMFMQYLLWLKNVLQGDLGYSLIYHRPVLTMIAERIPATLGLMGASLILAMVLAIPLGLLAGAYKHRWLDHFLNMFAYIGISIPIFWFGILLITVFSVQLNWLPSMGMRTIGVEDSWLDVVRHGILPCIALSFYNLSNYVRYIRSNTITQLSADYVQTQLAYGATRRSILFRHVLKNVLLPVITLFGISFGELVVGAYVTESVFSWPGMGLLGIQSITSLDYPLIMAMIMLSSLMLIVGNLLADLLYRVADPRIKALR, from the coding sequence ATGAACAATCTGTTAGTACGACGCCTGGCACAGTTAGTGCCGATGTTGTTCTTTATCTCGCTGGTGTCGTTTTTGCTGGTCAAACTGGCGCCGGGCGACCCGGTGCAGGCGTACATTACGCCACGTATGAACCCTGAAGATATTGAACGTATCCGTCACAGTCTCGGGCTTGATAAACCGATGTTTATGCAATACCTGTTGTGGCTAAAAAACGTGCTGCAAGGGGATTTGGGCTATTCGCTCATTTACCACCGCCCGGTGTTAACCATGATTGCCGAGCGTATTCCGGCCACCCTGGGTTTGATGGGCGCCTCACTGATTCTGGCGATGGTGCTGGCTATTCCATTGGGGCTGCTGGCGGGCGCGTATAAACACCGCTGGCTCGATCACTTCCTGAATATGTTTGCCTACATCGGCATTTCCATCCCTATTTTCTGGTTTGGTATCTTACTGATTACTGTGTTTTCGGTGCAGCTAAACTGGCTGCCGAGCATGGGCATGCGCACCATCGGCGTAGAAGATTCGTGGCTGGATGTGGTTCGCCACGGCATTTTGCCGTGCATTGCGCTGAGCTTTTATAACTTGTCCAACTACGTGCGCTACATCCGCTCCAACACCATCACACAGCTTTCGGCGGATTACGTGCAAACGCAGCTCGCGTATGGCGCGACGCGCCGTTCAATCTTATTCCGTCATGTTCTCAAAAACGTGCTGCTGCCGGTGATCACCCTGTTTGGGATCTCTTTTGGCGAGCTGGTGGTCGGGGCGTATGTCACTGAAAGCGTGTTCTCCTGGCCGGGAATGGGGCTGCTCGGGATTCAGTCGATAACCTCTCTGGATTACCCGCTGATCATGGCGATGATCATGCTTTCTTCATTGATGCTTATCGTCGGCAATTTACTGGCAGATTTGTTATATCGCGTGGCTGACCCGCGCATTAAGGCGTTGAGGTAA
- the nadS gene encoding NadS family protein, whose amino-acid sequence MDKQLFARLSESMAQMSEIVEGKREPSRVTEVTATQVKNIRQATGLSQAGFARLISVSVDTLKNWEQGRREPTGPAKALLRAIENDPEHVILALAPR is encoded by the coding sequence ATGGATAAGCAACTGTTCGCGCGTCTGTCAGAAAGCATGGCGCAGATGAGCGAGATTGTAGAAGGCAAACGCGAGCCGTCTCGCGTAACGGAAGTGACGGCGACTCAGGTCAAAAACATTCGCCAGGCAACCGGACTTTCGCAGGCCGGGTTTGCCCGGCTCATTTCCGTCAGTGTAGATACCCTAAAAAACTGGGAACAAGGCCGACGCGAACCGACAGGCCCAGCTAAAGCGCTGTTACGGGCGATTGAGAACGATCCCGAGCATGTCATTCTCGCTCTGGCGCCACGCTGA
- a CDS encoding MFS transporter: MNDTPSPAAKRGISGMALLVAGAFFMEFLDGTVIATALPEMARTFGIEAVDLNIGMSAYLLTLAVLIPASGWIADRFGARKVFTLALGIFTFASVLCGMANTLEQFVAMRVLQGIGGALMVPVGRLAVLRTTPKHLLITAIATLTWPALVAPIIGPPLGGFITSYASWRWIFYINLPLGLIAMALAWRLIPDIHDDERRPFDAIGFAATAVAMISLVYGLEMLGQSQINVLPTVSLLVLGAAALWFSLRHFKRAKHPMIRLDALKVQTFGVTMYGGSLFRTSISAVPFLLPLLFQVGFGMDAFHSGLLVLAVFAGNLAMKPATTALIRSLGFKKLLIINGLLNVASLLACAFLTPQTSTWLIIAILFFGGMFRSMQFTGISTLAFSDVPSPQMSYANTLFSTATQLSVGLGITLGAIGIRLGEKLSQWLDVTAIPGISIKISFVMITLICLLGLIDLLRLPQNAGSSVSKKG; the protein is encoded by the coding sequence ATGAATGACACCCCTTCTCCGGCAGCAAAACGTGGCATCTCCGGAATGGCATTACTGGTTGCTGGCGCATTTTTCATGGAGTTTCTCGACGGTACGGTTATCGCTACCGCCCTGCCTGAAATGGCACGCACCTTCGGTATTGAAGCCGTTGATTTGAACATCGGCATGAGCGCCTATTTGCTCACACTTGCCGTGTTAATTCCCGCAAGCGGTTGGATTGCTGACCGATTTGGCGCTCGCAAAGTTTTTACCCTGGCACTCGGGATATTCACTTTCGCTTCGGTATTGTGCGGCATGGCTAACACGCTGGAACAGTTTGTTGCGATGCGCGTTTTACAAGGGATTGGCGGCGCACTGATGGTGCCCGTTGGTCGCCTTGCGGTGTTACGTACGACACCCAAACATTTGCTGATTACCGCGATTGCCACGCTCACCTGGCCTGCGTTGGTTGCGCCCATCATCGGCCCGCCGCTGGGGGGATTTATCACCAGTTACGCCTCCTGGCGCTGGATTTTTTACATCAATCTGCCGCTTGGCCTGATTGCGATGGCTTTGGCATGGCGCCTGATACCCGATATACATGATGACGAGCGTCGCCCGTTTGATGCCATCGGTTTTGCCGCAACGGCAGTAGCGATGATTAGCCTGGTCTACGGCCTGGAAATGCTCGGGCAATCGCAAATTAACGTGCTCCCAACCGTGAGCCTGCTGGTGCTGGGAGCGGCGGCGCTTTGGTTCTCGCTGCGGCATTTTAAACGCGCGAAACACCCGATGATTCGTCTTGATGCTTTAAAAGTACAAACTTTTGGGGTGACGATGTACGGCGGGTCACTATTTCGGACCTCTATCAGCGCGGTGCCGTTTTTATTGCCGCTGCTGTTTCAGGTCGGTTTCGGGATGGATGCTTTTCATTCGGGATTATTAGTGTTGGCGGTGTTTGCTGGAAACCTCGCGATGAAACCGGCCACTACGGCGTTGATTCGCAGCTTAGGGTTTAAAAAACTGTTGATTATTAATGGCCTGCTCAATGTTGCCTCGCTGCTGGCCTGTGCTTTTCTCACCCCGCAGACCAGTACCTGGCTAATTATTGCGATACTTTTCTTCGGCGGCATGTTCCGTTCGATGCAGTTCACCGGCATCAGCACCCTCGCCTTTTCCGATGTTCCTTCCCCCCAGATGAGCTACGCCAATACGCTGTTTAGCACCGCGACACAGCTTTCAGTCGGGCTGGGAATTACCCTTGGGGCGATTGGCATACGTCTTGGTGAAAAGCTGAGTCAGTGGCTGGACGTCACGGCGATTCCCGGCATTAGCATTAAAATTTCGTTTGTGATGATTACGCTGATTTGCCTGCTCGGGCTGATTGATTTGCTGCGCCTGCCGCAAAACGCGGGAAGTAGCGTATCTAAGAAGGGTTAG
- a CDS encoding RpiB/LacA/LacB family sugar-phosphate isomerase: MKIALMMENSQAGKNAIILKELQAVAAEKEYSVYNVGMSDEQDHHLTYIHLGIMASILLNAKAVDFVVTGCGTGQGAMMSLNIHPGVVCGYCLDPADAFLFSQINNGNALSLAFAKGFGWGAELNVRYMFEKAFTGRKGEGYPVERKEPQVRNAGILNQVKAAVVKENYLDTLRAIDPELVKTAVSGERFQKCFFENCQNKEIEAFVREILA, encoded by the coding sequence ATGAAAATAGCACTGATGATGGAAAACAGTCAGGCTGGAAAAAACGCCATCATTCTTAAAGAGTTGCAAGCAGTTGCGGCTGAAAAAGAGTACTCAGTCTACAACGTAGGCATGAGCGATGAGCAGGATCACCACCTGACCTACATCCACCTCGGTATCATGGCCAGTATTCTGTTGAATGCCAAAGCAGTTGATTTCGTTGTCACCGGGTGTGGCACAGGCCAGGGCGCGATGATGTCTCTGAACATCCATCCGGGCGTGGTGTGTGGCTATTGCCTGGATCCAGCAGATGCTTTCCTGTTCTCGCAAATTAACAACGGTAACGCCCTGTCCCTGGCCTTTGCGAAAGGCTTTGGCTGGGGTGCAGAACTGAACGTGCGCTATATGTTCGAAAAAGCGTTCACAGGCCGTAAAGGTGAAGGTTATCCGGTTGAGCGTAAAGAGCCGCAGGTTCGTAACGCCGGTATTCTGAATCAGGTTAAAGCGGCTGTGGTGAAAGAAAACTATCTGGATACACTGCGTGCTATCGACCCTGAGCTGGTGAAAACCGCGGTTTCCGGCGAGCGTTTCCAGAAGTGCTTCTTCGAGAATTGCCAGAATAAAGAGATTGAAGCGTTCGTTCGCGAAATCCTTGCTTAA
- a CDS encoding ABC transporter substrate-binding protein has product MRKPLLFSALFASLALALSGCDNAKSDTAATPAPAKQASQDGGNLIIGVTTGDPLAMNPLYASDRTTLTIMQALYAPLYSFNGDKIEWGLAESLTPSEDNLSYILKLKPNLKWQDGQAITADDVVFTFNKLLDEKQHSFFRSMFVYGGKPIQVSKVDEQTVKFTLPQVSAAFVGSLVQIYPIPQHVFASESGDMEKSTKNDAPVGSGPFKFKEYRAGQYYALTRFDDYWNGKPKLDAVTYRFAKDSNSANLALQNGEINMKMIDPQDVTRLKSSGKFDFVIYPEGRLAYMTFNQNIDSMKNKALRQAIAYAINKDELVQAAFSSLDYAQPAASILTPDTLYQTSDVEPYKYDVEKAKALLKESAAPANLKLRLAYINTNKTQESMGLYIQQQLKNIGITVELMPMDANAMSQRSLDMKNTDYELSLGGYIMGMEPDGYKSLYMSNEAYNYAHYKNPAFDALWEQGATETDKTKRAEIYKQIQQTVANDMAWYPIAYTNAVVAVDKRFAGTKEAEPKPVYMFQDLSKIYQK; this is encoded by the coding sequence ATGCGTAAACCCCTGTTATTTTCTGCGCTGTTTGCCTCTTTGGCCCTGGCACTTTCTGGCTGTGATAATGCGAAAAGTGATACTGCAGCAACGCCTGCCCCGGCAAAACAAGCCTCTCAGGATGGCGGTAATTTGATTATCGGTGTCACCACCGGCGATCCGTTGGCGATGAACCCATTGTATGCCAGCGACCGTACCACGCTCACCATCATGCAAGCGCTTTACGCCCCGCTTTACAGCTTCAACGGCGACAAAATCGAATGGGGCCTGGCAGAAAGCCTGACGCCTTCAGAAGATAACCTCTCATACATTTTAAAACTCAAACCGAATCTGAAATGGCAAGATGGGCAGGCTATTACCGCAGACGACGTGGTGTTTACCTTCAACAAATTGCTCGATGAAAAGCAGCACAGCTTCTTCCGCAGCATGTTCGTTTATGGCGGCAAACCGATTCAGGTCAGCAAAGTCGATGAGCAAACCGTGAAATTCACCCTTCCACAGGTGAGCGCAGCCTTCGTCGGTTCGCTGGTGCAGATTTACCCGATTCCGCAGCACGTGTTTGCCAGCGAAAGCGGCGATATGGAAAAGAGCACCAAAAACGATGCGCCAGTGGGTTCAGGGCCGTTTAAATTCAAAGAGTATCGCGCCGGTCAGTATTATGCGCTGACCCGTTTTGATGATTACTGGAACGGTAAACCTAAGCTCGATGCGGTGACTTACCGTTTCGCTAAAGACAGCAACTCAGCAAACCTTGCGCTGCAAAACGGCGAGATCAACATGAAGATGATTGATCCGCAGGATGTCACCCGCCTGAAATCCAGCGGTAAATTCGACTTCGTGATTTACCCGGAAGGGCGTCTGGCATACATGACGTTTAACCAGAACATCGACAGCATGAAGAACAAGGCGCTTCGTCAGGCCATCGCTTATGCCATCAATAAAGACGAACTGGTTCAGGCTGCGTTCTCCTCCCTGGATTATGCTCAGCCAGCCGCCTCTATTCTGACGCCAGATACGCTTTACCAGACTAGCGACGTTGAACCTTATAAATACGACGTTGAAAAAGCAAAAGCGCTGCTGAAAGAATCGGCTGCACCGGCGAATTTGAAACTGCGTCTTGCTTATATTAACACCAATAAAACCCAGGAAAGCATGGGGCTGTATATCCAGCAGCAGTTGAAAAACATCGGTATTACGGTCGAACTGATGCCAATGGATGCCAACGCGATGTCTCAGCGCAGCCTGGATATGAAAAATACTGATTATGAATTAAGCCTGGGCGGCTACATCATGGGCATGGAACCTGATGGCTATAAGTCTTTGTACATGAGTAACGAAGCTTATAACTATGCCCATTATAAGAACCCGGCGTTTGATGCGCTGTGGGAACAGGGTGCCACTGAGACAGACAAAACCAAACGCGCTGAGATTTACAAGCAAATCCAGCAAACGGTAGCCAACGATATGGCGTGGTATCCGATTGCCTACACCAATGCGGTTGTTGCCGTGGATAAGCGCTTTGCTGGAACCAAAGAGGCAGAACCTAAGCCTGTTTATATGTTCCAGGACTTGTCGAAAATCTATCAAAAATAA
- a CDS encoding ABC transporter permease produces the protein MSRRWQQVKHGLKRNRPAQFALLVLVIFSIAALLAALSPWDPNQMSLTARLQPPDATHWFGTDDYGRDYFTRALYGGQISLMVGFLAMLFSTLIGTLVGTVSGYFGGRIDNIMMRIVDILMSIPAFFLLLVLNAYLKPGIANIILIISALTWMSMSRLIRAETLSVKEREYVIYARACGEHPLIIIARHIIPNILPTIMVAATLNIASAILMESTLSFLGLGVQQPNASWGSMLNNAQSFIGEATWLAMFPGVLILLTVLSFNVLGDVLRTAFEPGANRDE, from the coding sequence ATGAGTAGACGTTGGCAACAAGTTAAACATGGCCTGAAACGTAATCGTCCCGCTCAATTCGCGTTACTGGTATTGGTTATTTTCAGCATTGCGGCGTTACTGGCGGCACTCAGCCCCTGGGATCCGAATCAGATGTCGCTGACGGCCCGATTGCAACCACCCGATGCCACGCACTGGTTTGGCACGGATGACTATGGGCGCGACTATTTCACTCGTGCCTTGTACGGCGGCCAAATTTCCCTGATGGTCGGTTTCCTGGCGATGCTCTTTTCAACGCTAATTGGCACGCTGGTGGGTACCGTTAGCGGCTATTTTGGTGGGCGAATTGATAACATCATGATGCGCATCGTCGATATTTTGATGTCAATTCCGGCGTTCTTTTTGCTGCTGGTTTTGAACGCGTATCTGAAACCCGGTATCGCCAATATTATCCTGATAATCAGCGCCCTGACCTGGATGAGTATGTCACGACTGATACGCGCGGAAACTTTATCGGTGAAAGAGCGTGAATATGTGATTTACGCTCGGGCCTGCGGTGAGCACCCGTTAATTATTATTGCGCGCCATATTATTCCTAATATTTTGCCGACCATTATGGTGGCGGCGACGCTGAATATTGCCTCTGCGATACTGATGGAATCGACGCTCAGTTTCTTAGGCCTGGGCGTGCAACAGCCCAATGCGTCATGGGGAAGTATGCTGAATAATGCGCAATCCTTTATTGGCGAAGCCACGTGGCTTGCGATGTTCCCTGGCGTGCTTATTTTACTGACGGTACTGAGTTTTAACGTGTTGGGCGATGTGTTGCGTACCGCCTTTGAGCCGGGAGCAAACCGCGATGAATAA
- a CDS encoding glucosamine inositolphosphorylceramide transferase family protein: MLNKNNKLIKKLFFHDSWDIMIIKNNAHSFPENTLDILNNSKAQILDKKYTFQADPFIIEKEDKLYVFYEAFSFLNSKGILRCRVLNPNLEEIEDVKLEGFDDLNCHLSFPFLFNLDGNLFMIPESSERKEVILFQSTAFPARWEKVKVLIPDAEFTDNIFFTLDNACYLISTTLDNEMVIHTAETILGEWKKITPSLKLCNLHHRGAGTPYSINNKNYIFTQECNAEIYGKSVFIKELINLTPQNFEEKLVANISPTINQSVGIHTLNFSNSYIVYDTKNLIFSLLSPLKKISFKFLVRYRKQFFA, encoded by the coding sequence ATGTTAAACAAAAACAACAAATTAATTAAAAAGTTATTTTTTCATGACTCTTGGGACATTATGATCATTAAAAATAACGCACATTCTTTCCCTGAAAATACTCTGGATATTTTAAATAATTCTAAAGCACAGATCCTTGATAAAAAATATACGTTCCAGGCCGATCCTTTTATTATTGAAAAGGAAGATAAATTATATGTTTTCTACGAAGCATTTAGCTTCCTCAATTCAAAAGGAATACTCCGCTGCCGGGTTCTGAACCCGAATCTTGAGGAGATAGAGGATGTCAAACTGGAAGGTTTTGATGATTTAAACTGCCATCTTTCGTTTCCCTTCCTGTTCAATCTCGATGGCAATCTGTTTATGATCCCAGAGTCTTCAGAACGCAAAGAGGTGATACTCTTTCAGTCCACGGCGTTTCCTGCCCGTTGGGAAAAAGTAAAAGTACTCATTCCCGATGCAGAATTTACTGACAATATATTTTTCACACTCGATAACGCCTGCTATTTAATTTCCACGACACTTGATAATGAGATGGTTATTCATACGGCAGAGACAATATTAGGTGAATGGAAAAAAATCACCCCGTCATTGAAGCTATGTAACTTGCACCACCGTGGCGCTGGCACACCTTATTCTATCAATAATAAAAATTACATTTTCACTCAAGAGTGCAACGCTGAAATTTACGGAAAATCAGTTTTTATCAAAGAGTTAATCAACTTAACCCCACAAAATTTTGAAGAGAAACTGGTAGCCAACATCTCCCCAACAATCAATCAAAGCGTGGGGATTCATACCTTAAACTTCTCGAATAGCTATATTGTCTATGACACGAAAAATTTAATATTCAGCCTGCTGTCCCCCTTAAAAAAGATTTCGTTTAAATTTTTAGTCAGATATCGGAAACAGTTTTTTGCCTGA
- the azuC gene encoding stress response protein AzuC, whose product MKLRKILKSMFENYCKTFKDVPPGGMF is encoded by the coding sequence ATGAAACTGCGCAAAATCCTGAAAAGCATGTTTGAAAACTACTGCAAAACCTTTAAAGATGTACCTCCTGGCGGCATGTTCTAA
- a CDS encoding ABC transporter ATP-binding protein gives MQDVKPLIRVNGLRKYFHSQQGWFSKTAPVKAVDGVSFEIYPGETYGLVGESGCGKSTLGRSVLRLFEITDGEIEFAGQDIAKMSDKQLKPLRRRMQAIFQDPYSSLNPGMTVAQLIAEPMKIHGYGKQQRESRTLELLEKVGLKAEHLNRFPYEFSGGQRQRISIARALSVNPEFVLCDEPLSALDVSVQAQVVNILQDLQQALGLTYLFIAHDLSMVRHISDRIGVMYLGALVEEGPAETLYTEPAHPYTRALLASIPVADPHVQMLDQGGIKGELAGAMSDWTGCKFCTRCPRAMEKCKTQSPAMQEISSGHRVACWLFDGQ, from the coding sequence ATGCAGGACGTTAAGCCACTCATTCGTGTGAACGGGTTACGTAAATATTTCCACAGCCAGCAAGGCTGGTTTAGCAAAACCGCGCCGGTAAAAGCCGTTGATGGTGTGAGCTTCGAAATCTATCCCGGTGAAACCTACGGGCTGGTGGGGGAGTCTGGCTGCGGGAAGTCAACCTTAGGGCGTAGTGTGTTAAGGCTGTTTGAGATCACCGACGGTGAAATTGAATTTGCAGGCCAGGACATCGCCAAAATGAGCGATAAGCAACTGAAACCGTTGCGCCGCCGCATGCAGGCAATTTTCCAGGACCCGTACTCATCGCTTAATCCGGGTATGACGGTCGCGCAGTTAATTGCCGAACCGATGAAAATCCACGGTTATGGCAAACAACAGCGTGAATCTCGCACGCTTGAACTGTTGGAAAAAGTGGGGTTGAAAGCGGAGCATTTAAATCGCTTCCCGTATGAATTCAGCGGCGGCCAGCGCCAGCGTATCAGCATCGCCAGGGCGTTGTCGGTCAATCCTGAATTTGTATTATGCGATGAGCCGTTATCCGCGCTGGATGTTTCCGTGCAGGCGCAGGTCGTGAATATTTTGCAGGATTTACAGCAGGCGTTGGGGCTTACATACCTGTTTATCGCGCATGATTTATCGATGGTTCGCCATATTTCAGACCGCATTGGTGTGATGTATCTGGGCGCACTGGTTGAAGAGGGCCCCGCCGAAACGTTATATACCGAACCGGCGCACCCTTATACCCGCGCGCTGCTGGCCTCCATTCCGGTTGCCGATCCGCATGTCCAAATGCTGGACCAGGGCGGCATCAAAGGTGAGTTAGCGGGTGCGATGAGCGATTGGACGGGCTGTAAATTTTGCACACGCTGCCCAAGAGCGATGGAGAAATGCAAGACGCAATCGCCAGCCATGCAGGAAATTTCGTCGGGGCATCGGGTCGCATGTTGGTTGTTTGACGGTCAGTAA
- the yecR gene encoding YecR family lipoprotein: protein MMRTFCLVLTATLLAGCTLDKIPQPIKSSEVAGVVRLGFDLPALQNGKVDSYIAQSTASHQCQQWGYIAAFPYGEPIKTCSLRSGALCLNQQVTLEYQCRGVGMEKYLRDETIVQ, encoded by the coding sequence ATGATGAGAACTTTTTGTTTAGTTTTAACGGCTACGTTATTAGCGGGCTGCACCCTGGATAAAATACCTCAGCCCATCAAGAGTAGCGAAGTTGCGGGCGTTGTGCGTCTGGGTTTTGATCTGCCCGCGTTACAAAACGGAAAGGTCGATAGCTACATTGCGCAATCAACCGCGAGCCATCAATGCCAGCAGTGGGGTTATATCGCCGCATTCCCCTATGGAGAGCCGATCAAGACCTGTAGCCTGCGCAGCGGTGCGTTATGTCTGAATCAGCAGGTGACGCTTGAGTATCAGTGCCGGGGCGTGGGAATGGAGAAATATCTTAGAGACGAAACGATTGTTCAGTAA
- a CDS encoding DUF2766 family protein, translated as MSEQLSADQELVSDVVACQLVIKQILDVIDVIAPVEVREKMANQLKTIDFATHPAAADPVTRRAIQKAITLIELKFTPQGEAH; from the coding sequence ATGTCTGAACAATTATCTGCCGACCAGGAACTGGTGTCTGATGTGGTGGCATGCCAGCTGGTGATTAAGCAAATTCTGGATGTGATTGATGTGATTGCGCCGGTTGAAGTGCGTGAAAAAATGGCTAATCAATTAAAGACCATTGATTTCGCCACACATCCGGCAGCGGCAGATCCTGTAACTCGCCGTGCGATTCAGAAAGCGATTACGTTGATTGAGCTGAAGTTCACGCCCCAGGGCGAAGCGCATTAA